A genomic stretch from Ignavibacteriales bacterium includes:
- a CDS encoding class I SAM-dependent methyltransferase, whose amino-acid sequence MDDKHKEYFETNKNSWNGRTAIHIGSEFYDIESFKKGKSSLMNIELDALGDVKGRSLLHLQCHFGMDTLSWEREGAIATGIDISDEALRQAEKLRDELGLKSCFVNSNIYDLKDNLEGQFDIVFTSYGVLGWLHDMDGWAEIVSHFTKPGGTFYIVEFHPFYLTFDPEFNSIPYSYFNTGKPYVEEHEGTYTGGGDGNFFIDYQWSFTLSDVINSLIKHGFTIEEFNEYPYSAYPCFPENEEIEPGKFVNKHCGTKIPHMFSIKARKNG is encoded by the coding sequence ATGGACGACAAACATAAAGAGTATTTCGAAACGAACAAGAACTCCTGGAACGGCAGGACCGCCATACATATTGGTTCGGAGTTTTATGATATAGAGAGCTTTAAAAAAGGAAAGAGTTCACTTATGAACATAGAGCTCGATGCCCTCGGCGATGTTAAGGGAAGATCACTCCTTCACCTTCAATGCCACTTCGGTATGGACACTCTATCCTGGGAGCGTGAAGGCGCGATTGCAACAGGCATCGATATCTCCGATGAAGCCCTGCGCCAGGCGGAAAAATTAAGAGACGAATTAGGACTAAAATCATGCTTCGTTAATTCAAACATTTACGACCTCAAAGACAACCTCGAAGGGCAGTTCGATATCGTGTTCACCTCGTACGGTGTGCTCGGCTGGCTTCATGATATGGATGGATGGGCGGAGATAGTCTCGCATTTTACAAAACCCGGCGGGACGTTTTACATAGTAGAATTTCATCCGTTCTATCTCACGTTCGATCCCGAATTCAACTCCATCCCATACAGTTATTTTAATACCGGAAAACCCTATGTTGAGGAACACGAGGGAACTTACACAGGCGGCGGTGACGGAAATTTCTTCATCGATTACCAGTGGAGCTTTACCCTCTCGGACGTTATCAACTCGCTCATTAAGCATGGATTCACTATTGAAGAATTCAATGAATATCCCTACTCTGCTTACCCTTGTTTCCCGGAGAATGAGGAAATAGAGCCGGGTAAGTTCGTTAATAAACATTGCGGGACAAAGATACCGCATATGTTCTCCATAAAAGCGCGCAAGAATGGATAA
- a CDS encoding DNA-3-methyladenine glycosylase I, whose amino-acid sequence MKRCLWPGSDALMVEYHDNEWGNPVHNDRKHYEFLLLDGFQAGLSWSTILRKRKNFKKAFDNFDYKKIAKYDKRKINSLLKDEGIIRNKLKVHSAVTNAQKLMEVQKEFGSFDKYIWQFTGGKTIHHKHKTMKDYQATSPESDAMSKDLKKRGFKFVGSTICYAYMQAAGMVNDHFVDCFRYKEVKKFK is encoded by the coding sequence ATGAAGCGATGTTTATGGCCCGGCAGTGATGCCCTCATGGTAGAGTACCATGATAATGAATGGGGAAATCCTGTTCACAACGACAGGAAGCATTATGAATTTTTATTGCTCGACGGATTTCAGGCTGGACTCAGCTGGTCCACAATTCTAAGGAAGCGTAAGAATTTTAAGAAGGCATTTGACAATTTCGATTATAAGAAGATAGCTAAGTATGATAAGCGAAAAATTAACTCTCTCCTAAAGGACGAAGGCATCATCCGCAACAAGCTCAAAGTTCACTCCGCCGTAACAAACGCACAGAAGTTAATGGAAGTGCAAAAGGAGTTTGGATCATTCGATAAGTATATATGGCAGTTCACCGGCGGGAAGACCATCCACCATAAGCACAAAACTATGAAGGATTATCAAGCTACATCCCCGGAATCGGACGCGATGAGCAAGGATCTAAAAAAACGCGGGTTTAAATTCGTCGGCTCGACGATATGCTATGCCTATATGCAGGCGGCGGGCATGGTCAACGATCACTTCGTGGACTGTTTTAGATATAAAGAGGTAAAGAAGTTTAAATAG
- a CDS encoding DUF262 domain-containing protein yields the protein MSYDDDQIIDVIDELNRTIFLPDIQREFIWKPEQVEKLFDSLMLGYPIGSFLFWKIREEHIKDWTVYEFFKKFDAESPHNSEANLNEIRKDINLVLDGQQRLTSLFIGLKGTYRYFYYQWKETKLYLNLFKKPEKSEDPDILTYQFKFVEPSEAKSTSDEYWYQVSNILKYDKPTTAINEVLMDISDYSQEKKDNAHNLINDLYNIVFSQRLVNYYEVKDQDYDKVVEIFVRTNTGGKKLEYSDILLSKATAKWENLNAREELNNFTDAINKIGNGYSFDKDFVLKGCLYLTEDLPIKYKVANFTKDNLVKIEKNWENIKNYIEESIRLVYRFGFNDKNLTSSGVLLPISLYLKKEGFKNYSNSSNKNHFKDQKNIATWLILVLLKNIFGSSSDTVLSNTKSVIEESDLGSFPYTELNSRLKVEPTLSDLEINELLETTYKTKYSFSILSLLYRDREWKDVKYHEDHIYPKSEFTKAKLSRRGYTEAKIKEYQAHCNTILNLQLLTDSENLEKNDKDFNDWIKTRNTYFKNIHSIPELSDYSFDNFLEFISLRRKIIYDKLSSIEFD from the coding sequence ATGAGCTATGACGACGACCAAATAATAGATGTTATCGATGAATTGAACAGAACAATTTTTTTGCCCGACATTCAAAGAGAGTTTATATGGAAGCCTGAACAGGTAGAAAAACTGTTTGATTCTTTAATGTTGGGGTACCCTATTGGGTCATTTTTATTTTGGAAAATTCGGGAAGAGCATATTAAAGACTGGACAGTATACGAGTTTTTTAAGAAGTTTGATGCAGAATCTCCTCATAATTCTGAAGCAAACTTAAATGAAATTAGAAAAGATATTAATCTTGTGCTCGATGGACAGCAAAGACTGACATCTTTATTTATAGGTTTGAAAGGGACCTATAGATATTTTTACTATCAATGGAAAGAAACAAAATTATACTTAAATCTTTTTAAAAAACCAGAAAAATCTGAGGATCCTGATATATTAACTTATCAATTTAAGTTTGTAGAGCCTTCGGAAGCAAAATCAACTTCGGATGAATATTGGTATCAAGTTTCCAACATTCTAAAATATGACAAACCTACTACAGCTATTAATGAAGTACTAATGGATATTTCAGATTATAGTCAAGAAAAAAAAGATAATGCTCACAATTTGATTAATGATCTTTACAATATTGTTTTCAGCCAAAGGTTAGTTAACTATTATGAAGTGAAAGATCAAGATTATGATAAAGTTGTAGAAATCTTCGTTAGGACTAACACTGGAGGGAAAAAGCTTGAATATTCTGACATCCTTTTGTCAAAAGCTACTGCAAAATGGGAGAATTTAAATGCTAGAGAGGAATTAAATAATTTTACTGATGCTATAAATAAGATTGGAAATGGATATTCATTCGACAAAGATTTTGTATTAAAAGGTTGTTTATATTTAACAGAGGATTTACCAATAAAATATAAAGTTGCAAACTTCACAAAAGATAATCTAGTGAAGATAGAAAAAAACTGGGAGAATATTAAAAATTATATTGAGGAAAGTATAAGGCTGGTATACAGATTTGGATTCAATGATAAAAATTTAACCTCATCTGGAGTATTACTTCCAATTTCGCTTTACTTGAAAAAAGAGGGATTTAAAAACTATTCCAATTCCAGTAATAAAAATCACTTCAAAGATCAGAAAAATATTGCAACTTGGTTAATATTAGTTCTCTTAAAGAATATATTTGGGAGTTCCTCTGATACGGTACTTTCAAATACAAAATCAGTAATTGAAGAGTCAGATTTAGGTAGTTTTCCATATACTGAACTAAATAGTAGACTTAAAGTTGAGCCTACTTTAAGTGATTTAGAAATAAACGAATTACTAGAGACTACTTACAAAACTAAATATAGCTTTTCAATACTTTCCTTGCTATATAGGGATAGGGAGTGGAAAGATGTTAAATATCATGAAGATCATATTTATCCGAAGTCTGAATTTACAAAAGCGAAATTAAGTAGACGTGGGTATACTGAAGCGAAAATAAAAGAATACCAAGCTCACTGTAATACTATTTTAAACTTGCAATTGTTAACGGATTCTGAAAATCTTGAAAAGAATGACAAGGATTTTAATGATTGGATTAAGACAAGAAATACTTATTTTAAAAACATTCATTCAATACCTGAATTAAGCGATTATTCTTTTGATAATTTTTTAGAGTTTATCAGTTTACGTAGAAAAATTATTTACGACAAGCTGTCATCGATTGAATTTGATTAA
- a CDS encoding aminotransferase class I/II-fold pyridoxal phosphate-dependent enzyme, whose amino-acid sequence MAETLEGSSILRIANEIKDKKKQGYEIYNLTIGDFDSKIYPIPAELEEEIAKSYKDGNTTYPNPQGNPEYREAISDYIKKYEGLDYSPAEFLIAGGARALVYAVYRTILDEGDGVIYPVPSWNNNHYTHLADAKGWVIETKAENNFMPTAEEIAPYIGDANLISLCSPQNPTGTVLTREGMEDICNLILAENAKRSGNRKPVYLMLDQIYWMLTYGDYEHYNPVAINPDMREYTVFIDGLSKTFCATGLRAGWGFGPPALINKMKSIISHIGAFTATAEQVGITNYLNRSEDVEAHVRSVKQRLYGSLSGFYKEFSALKEARYPVNAIEPQAAMYLTVEFDLLGKTGPDGKVIENSDDITTFLIDEAKIGLIPFTAFGAHNNPTWFRLSVGTCTADEVPVIMSNLKTALDKIS is encoded by the coding sequence ATGGCTGAGACGCTCGAGGGATCGAGCATATTACGTATAGCTAACGAAATCAAAGATAAGAAAAAGCAGGGATACGAAATTTATAATCTGACGATAGGCGACTTCGACTCAAAGATATATCCTATCCCGGCTGAGCTGGAAGAAGAAATTGCAAAGTCATACAAAGACGGGAATACAACTTATCCAAACCCACAGGGTAATCCCGAATACCGTGAAGCCATTTCCGATTACATAAAGAAATACGAAGGACTCGATTACAGCCCGGCGGAGTTTTTGATAGCCGGTGGCGCGCGCGCGTTGGTGTACGCGGTTTATAGAACGATACTGGATGAGGGTGACGGTGTAATCTATCCCGTTCCATCGTGGAATAACAATCACTACACTCACCTCGCCGATGCTAAGGGATGGGTGATAGAGACGAAAGCGGAGAATAATTTTATGCCAACTGCAGAGGAGATAGCTCCTTATATCGGTGATGCGAATCTTATTTCGCTTTGTTCACCCCAGAACCCTACGGGAACGGTTCTCACCCGCGAGGGCATGGAGGACATCTGCAATCTAATTCTTGCCGAAAATGCAAAACGCTCCGGGAACAGAAAACCTGTTTACCTCATGCTGGACCAGATATACTGGATGCTTACTTACGGCGATTATGAACACTACAATCCCGTTGCAATTAATCCGGACATGCGCGAGTATACCGTTTTTATCGACGGGCTTTCCAAAACATTCTGCGCGACAGGCTTGCGCGCCGGATGGGGGTTCGGTCCGCCCGCATTGATAAATAAAATGAAATCAATTATCTCACACATTGGAGCATTCACGGCAACAGCGGAGCAGGTGGGAATAACGAATTATCTTAACAGAAGTGAAGACGTTGAAGCACATGTAAGATCAGTAAAACAAAGGCTTTACGGATCACTATCCGGGTTTTATAAAGAGTTCTCCGCCCTAAAAGAAGCGCGCTATCCCGTAAACGCTATCGAGCCACAAGCGGCAATGTACCTTACTGTGGAGTTTGATCTGCTTGGCAAGACCGGTCCTGATGGAAAAGTAATTGAAAACTCCGATGACATAACGACATTCCTCATCGATGAGGCGAAGATCGGATTGATACCTTTCACTGCATTTGGCGCACACAATAACCCGACATGGTTCAGATTATCGGTCGGTACGTGCACGGCGGATGAAGTTCCTGTAATAATGTCAAATCTTAAAACTGCTTTAGATAAAATTAGTTAA
- a CDS encoding ATP-dependent DNA ligase, with protein sequence MKAGKYNIEISNGSKILYPGDNITKQNVIDYYDRVSDRMLPLMKDRLLTMQRFPNGIGKQGFYQKDRSDYFPDWIKSKEIKKEGGHVDQLICNDKATLIYLANQGCLTFHIWLSKVKAINYPDKLIFDLDPPGNNFAIVKKAAFVIKDLMENEMDMSVFPMTTGSSGLHIVSPLKAKEDFDTVRRFAKKVSTYLSIKYPDDYTVDIRKDKRKGRLFLDYLRNAYAQTGVAPYSLRAIKGAPVATPLSWGDLNKKNTNSQSYNINNIFKRLSGLSGDPWEGFAKKAKSISKAEKKLDKITESIDS encoded by the coding sequence TTGAAAGCAGGAAAATATAATATCGAAATTTCAAACGGCAGCAAGATATTATATCCCGGTGATAATATCACTAAACAGAACGTAATTGACTATTATGATAGAGTTAGCGACCGGATGCTTCCTCTAATGAAAGACCGTCTCCTTACAATGCAGAGATTTCCAAACGGCATTGGTAAGCAGGGTTTTTATCAGAAGGACCGCTCGGATTACTTCCCGGACTGGATAAAGTCAAAGGAGATAAAGAAAGAGGGGGGACATGTCGACCAGCTCATATGCAACGACAAAGCCACACTTATCTACCTCGCCAACCAGGGATGTCTCACATTTCACATATGGCTCTCAAAAGTGAAGGCAATTAACTACCCGGACAAACTTATATTCGATCTCGATCCGCCCGGAAATAACTTTGCCATAGTAAAAAAGGCGGCTTTTGTAATAAAGGATCTGATGGAAAATGAAATGGACATGAGCGTCTTCCCGATGACAACAGGCTCGTCAGGACTGCATATAGTTTCTCCTCTAAAAGCTAAGGAGGATTTCGATACTGTAAGACGGTTTGCGAAAAAGGTCTCGACTTACCTGTCAATAAAATATCCCGATGACTACACAGTAGACATTCGTAAGGATAAAAGGAAAGGAAGGCTTTTCCTGGATTATCTGAGGAACGCTTATGCACAGACTGGAGTTGCTCCGTATTCATTACGCGCGATAAAAGGAGCACCTGTCGCGACTCCGCTTAGCTGGGGAGATCTGAATAAAAAGAACACAAATTCACAGTCGTATAATATCAACAACATCTTTAAACGATTGTCGGGTTTATCAGGAGATCCGTGGGAGGGGTTTGCGAAGAAGGCAAAAAGTATTTCAAAAGCCGAGAAAAAATTGGATAAGATTACAGAAAGTATTGATTCCTAG
- a CDS encoding DUF5063 domain-containing protein — translation MVDEKNNIDELISTIRNYCSLVEDYDNYEVKDFFTKVDQLFSKISFTVLALPHIPLSNVPDKDFNGDNGILKGMREKFGGVIYHYSFNPFKKEEPVSNDLILDIFEIYEDLKSEIEKYDNGDDNYKQDALWELQFGYVSHWGRHMAVAQYVIYYYLHDYYWGDS, via the coding sequence ATGGTCGATGAAAAAAATAATATCGATGAGTTAATTTCTACAATTAGGAACTATTGCTCTTTAGTTGAGGATTATGATAATTACGAAGTGAAAGATTTCTTTACTAAAGTGGATCAGTTATTTTCTAAGATTAGTTTTACAGTGCTAGCTTTACCTCACATTCCACTCAGTAATGTACCGGATAAGGATTTTAATGGAGATAATGGAATTCTGAAGGGTATGCGAGAAAAGTTTGGTGGTGTCATATACCACTATTCCTTTAATCCATTTAAAAAGGAAGAACCGGTCAGCAATGACTTGATCCTGGATATTTTTGAAATTTATGAGGATTTAAAAAGTGAAATTGAAAAATATGATAACGGTGATGATAACTACAAGCAAGATGCATTATGGGAATTACAATTCGGTTATGTATCACATTGGGGAAGACATATGGCTGTAGCTCAATATGTTATATATTATTACCTTCATGATTATTATTGGGGAGATTCTTAA
- a CDS encoding DinB family protein, which produces MAERKNIDLLIYELEDIRKVLLKGVDHLTKEQLFTPPVPGEFPIGAYLMHFAEVDLGWLKALSEDTVEISDDIKKRSYYNSWYDAWGEDKGEPPTEALEVQAYFDTMAETRKMLLDYINTMTDDDLEKEVTRTHDGKDYKFIKKWIIYHLIEHEAHHRGQMFMLLRMAGWSKKKDN; this is translated from the coding sequence ATGGCTGAAAGAAAAAACATCGACCTGCTTATATATGAGTTGGAAGACATAAGAAAAGTCCTTCTCAAAGGCGTGGATCATTTAACGAAGGAGCAGTTGTTTACTCCGCCGGTTCCGGGCGAGTTTCCCATAGGAGCATACCTCATGCACTTTGCCGAAGTTGACCTTGGTTGGTTGAAGGCTCTTTCTGAAGATACGGTCGAAATAAGCGACGACATAAAGAAGCGTTCCTATTATAATTCATGGTATGATGCGTGGGGTGAAGATAAGGGTGAACCTCCTACAGAAGCGCTCGAAGTACAAGCGTATTTCGACACAATGGCTGAAACCAGGAAAATGCTGCTAGATTATATTAACACAATGACTGATGATGACCTCGAGAAAGAGGTTACCCGTACACATGACGGCAAGGATTATAAGTTCATCAAGAAGTGGATCATATACCATCTCATCGAGCACGAAGCACATCACCGCGGACAGATGTTCATGCTGTTAAGAATGGCAGGCTGGAGCAAAAAGAAAGATAACTGA
- a CDS encoding HAD-IA family hydrolase, translating into MSKKYDAILFDFDFTLADASEGIEHCLRYGFEQMNLEFISPGMEKYTEGITLTELISRHSGNKDSKILEGIYSNYLVVAKEQMTNMTRFFDDTHDALLHLIKNDYRLGIVSNKYRFRIEEFLSKHNYLDLFEVIVGTEDVKEMKPAPEGLLLAMKRMNSKKENTLFIGDNPIDAMTAKNAGTDFIGISRYGHKHFENSDSDLIALIKTLDELKAHL; encoded by the coding sequence ATGAGTAAGAAATACGACGCAATATTATTCGATTTTGATTTCACTCTCGCGGACGCTTCCGAGGGGATTGAGCATTGCCTCCGTTATGGCTTTGAGCAGATGAATCTAGAATTCATATCGCCCGGAATGGAAAAATATACCGAGGGTATAACACTGACCGAGCTTATCTCCAGACATTCAGGGAATAAAGATTCCAAAATCCTTGAAGGCATCTATTCTAATTACCTTGTAGTAGCAAAAGAACAAATGACCAATATGACCCGTTTCTTTGATGATACGCATGACGCCTTGCTGCATCTAATAAAAAATGATTACCGATTAGGAATTGTTTCAAATAAATACCGTTTCAGGATCGAGGAATTTCTTAGTAAGCATAATTATCTCGATTTGTTCGAAGTGATCGTAGGAACTGAAGATGTAAAGGAAATGAAACCTGCTCCGGAAGGACTTTTACTGGCAATGAAAAGAATGAACTCAAAAAAAGAGAATACTCTCTTCATCGGGGACAATCCCATAGACGCGATGACGGCAAAGAACGCCGGAACGGATTTCATCGGGATTTCACGATACGGGCATAAGCATTTCGAAAATTCCGACAGCGATCTGATCGCATTAATTAAAACATTGGACGAATTAAAAGCGCATTTATAA